A segment of the Serratia fonticola genome:
TCGATATGTTGAAGTATTTTGCTCAACATCCAGATGTTGTCCTCAGTCGCGATGAACTGATTGATAATATCTGGAAGCGCAATATTGTCACCAATCACGTAGTGACCCAGTGTATTTCCGAACTGCGCAAGTATTTGAAAGACGGCGATAAAGACAGTCCGGAATACATCATTACCGTGCCAAAACGCGGTTATAAACTGGCTGCGCCGGTCATGTGGTGTGAAGAGGGCGAAGACGTGCCGTCGTTAGCGCCGCAGATCGCCGTTGTGATGCATGAGCCGGAAGATGGTAGTGAGGAAGACGCCGCGGCCTATATTCCCCCGCGTCCGGCACCTCAACCCAAAGTGGCATTGCCCGCTGCGGGAGGCCGTTTTTATCAGCGTTCTTCTTTCTGGGTCTGGCTGGCCTTTCTGTCTGCGCTGTCGGCCTGTGTGGCTTTTGTCGGTATTGCGACATTGTCTCAGCGTATTCCGGCCTCCACCATGCCCGTGTTGCTTAACCCACGTGATATTGATATCCGTATTCAGGGAGGGAACAGTTGCAGCAACTGGACGCCGCAGCTTTCCTACGTGGTTGGCCTGAGTGAACTGGTCACCGATGCGCTGAATACCTATTCTACCTTCCTGGTACACGATCAGACCAACTACAACTTTACCGGGCCCAGCAGTTCCGGCAAGTCTCTGTATATTGAGTTCGTCAACCAGCGGCATTATCGCGCACAGCAATGCTTCCTGTCGGTGCGGCTGGTGGATAATGCCGATAGCTCAATCATGCTGGACAAACGCTATTTCATCACTGCCGATAATCAGCTGAAAATTCAGCAAGATTTTTTAAATAGCCTATCTGTTGCATTGAAACAGCCTTGGCCGCAACAGCTGGCACAACGTTTGGCATTGTTACTGCCCCAGAATGGTCCCGTACTGCAACGTTTCTACCAGGCACATCAATTGCTGATCCAGGGTGATGCAGACTCGTTGGCTCGGGCCAGCAGCCAGTTGGATGAGATCATTAAAGCTTCGCCTGACTTTGTCTATGCCGTCGCGGAGAAAGCATTGGTAGATTTGCTACGTAACTCTTATCAGCCTCTTGATGCGAGTGCATTGACACAATTACGGGCTGATATCACCAGGTTGGGAACACAGTCCGAGTTGAAAGATTCACCGATTTTGCAACAGATATATACCGTTGATGCTTTATCGCAAGGGAAAACGGATGAGGCTTATCGGGCGATTAATAAAGCCATTGAACTACAGATGTCGTGGCTGAATTATGTCTTGCTGGGTAAGGTTTACGAAATGCAGGGGCAAAACCATTTGGCAGCTGACTCTTATATTACCGCCTTCAATCTTCGGCCTGGTGAAAATACGTTGCATTGGATCCGTAACGGAGTATTCCAGACGTCTGTAAACGGTGTTGTTCCCTATTTAGACAATTACGATACGCAAAAATAAACTCACCGATCACCTCCGGTAGGCTGAGTCCTGCTGGAGGTGTTATTTTTTGATTCTATTATGTTCTTTTTATGTTTCAATTTAGTGCTTTTGGTTTGCGTTTTTATTGCGTTTTTTCCACCCTTTGGTTTATGTAATTGTCTGTTTTTACGGTATGTTTATCTTTTCCTTATCTCTTCCTGCTATCTTGAGCTGTTAACGAAAAACCTCAGGTTATCATTTGTATGATCATGAGCGTAATCTCACTTTATCTTTAGGACTTTATTGCCGCTAATCATTAGCATCCTGATTATCAAGTCTGCTCATTAGTTCTTCTTCTTAATGTCCAGGGCTTATAAGAAACGTCAATCAGGAGAAACAGACCATGGCTTCATCCAAGAAAATAGGGCTTATTGCCTGCACCGGTGTGGTCGCCGGTAATATGATGGGGAGTGGGATTGCATTATTACCCGCAAACCTGGCAAGTCTGGGATCTATCGCTATCTGGGGATGGGTTATTTCTATTATAGGTGCCATGTCGCTGGCTTATGTTTATGCTCGCCTGGCAACTAAAAACCCTCAACAAGGCGGCCCGATTGCTTATGCGGGGGAAATCTCCCCGGCATTTGGTTTCCAGACCGGTGTGCTTTATTACCATGCTAACTGGATCGGTAATCTGGCTATCGGTATTACCGCTGTTTCTTATCTTTCTACTTTCTTCCCGGCGCTGAATAATCCTGTTCCCGCGGGGATTGCCTGTATCGCCATTGTCTGGGTATTCACCTTTGTGAATCTATTGGGTGGTACCTGGGTGAGCCGCTTGACCACGCTGGGCCTGGTACTGGTACTGATCCCGGTCATTGTCACCGCCATTGCCGGTTGGCACTGGTTTGATGCTGCGACTTATCATGCTAACTGGAATACCTCCGGTACCACCGACAGCCATGCGGTGATCAAAAGTATTCTGCTTTGCCTGTGGGCGTTCATCGGTGTTGAATCCGCCGCTGTCAGTACCGGTATGGTGAAAAACCCGAAACGTACCGTGCCAATGGCCACCATGCTCGGCACCGGTCTGGCTGGGATTATTTATATCGCGGCTACTCAGGTGATGAGCGGGATGTTCCCGGCGACTGAAATGGCTGCCAGTGGTGCACCATTCGCCATCAGTGCCTCTGCCATTATGGGTAACTGGGCCGCACCTATGGTGTCTGCGTTTACCGCCTTTGCCTGTCTGACCTCTTTGGGGTCGTGGATGATGCTGGTAGGGCAAGCCGGGGTACGTGCCGCCAACGATGGTAACTTCCCGAAAGTGTATGGCGAACTGGATAAAAACGGTATTCCGAAAAAAGGCCTGCTGTTGGCCAGCTGCAAAATGACCGCGTTAATGGTGCTGATCACCGTGATGAACTCCAGCGGTGGCAAGGCTTCCGACCTGTTTGGTGAATTGACCGGTATTGCGGTGCTGCTGACCATGCTTCCTTACTTCTATTCCTGTGTTGACCTGATCCGTTTCGAAGGCGTCAACGTACGTAACTTGCTGAGTCTGGTTGCCTCGGTGCTGGGTTGTGGCTTCTGCTTCATCGCACTGATGGGGGCCAACTCCTTCGAACTCTCTGGCACCTTTATCGTCAGCCTGATCATCCTGATGTTCTATGCCCGCAAAATGAATACCCGTCAAGTTGCCAACGCAGCGGCGGTTAACGAAGAGACCACGGCCAAAGCGCACTGAGATTGCGTGCTCTGACCCACTGAATTTTACCCAGCCTCTTTCTTTGCGACCTGTCAGCCGTGATGGGAAGGGGCAAGCTTTGCCTGGAGAAATGATTATGAACGTTATCGCCATCATGAATCACATGGGTGTTTACTTCAAAGAAGAGCCGATCCGTGAACTGCATCAGGCGCTCGAAAGCCTGGACTTCCGTATCGTCTACCCTAATGACCGCGAAGACCTGCTGAAACTGATTGAAAACAATGCCCGCCTGTGTGGGGTGATTTTCGATTGGGATAAATACAATCTTGAACTGTGTGAAGAGATCAGCCAGCTTAACGAATACATGCCGCTGTATGCCTTCGCCAACACCTATTCCACACTTGACGTCAGTCTGAACGATCTGCGTATGCAGGTGCGTTTCTTCGAGTATGCCTTGGGTGCTGCCAAAGATATCGCTGCCAAGATCAAACAGAATACCGATGAATACATTGATGCCATTCTGCCACCACTGACCAAGGCACTGTTCAAATACGTGCGTGAAGGCAAATATACTTTCTGTACCCCAGGCCATATGGGGGGCACCGCCTTCCAGAAAAGCCCGGTAGGCAGCCTGTTCTATGACTTCTTTGGCCCAAATACCATGAAGTCGGACGTTTCTATTTCGGTTTCTGAGTTGGGCTCGCTGCTGGACCACTCCGGCCCGCACAAAGAGGCTGAAGAGTATATCTCTCGCGTGTTCAATGCCGAACGCAGCTACATGGTGACCAACGGTACCTCCACTGCCAACAAGATTGTCGGTATGTATTCTGCACCGGCAGGCAGCACCGTCCTGATCGACCGTAATTGCCACAAATCGCTGACCCATCTGATGATGATGAGTGATATCACACCGATTTACTTCCGACCAACCCGTAACGCTTACGGTATCCTCGGGGGTATCCCGCAGAGTGAATTTAGCCATGCCACCATTGCCAAACGCGTAAAAGAAACGCCGAACGCAACCTGGCCGGTACATGCGGTGATCACCAACTCCACCTACGATGGTCTGCTTTACAACACCGACTTCATCAAAAACACCTTGGACGTGAAATCAATCCACTTCGATTCCGCCTGGGTGCCTTACACCAACTTCCATCCGATCTATAAAGGCAAATGTGGGATGAGCGGTGGCCGTGTGGAAGGCAAGGTGATTTATGAAACCCAGTCAACGCACAAATTGCTGGCGGCTTTCTCGCAGGCATCCATGATCCACGTTAAAGGCGATATCAACGAAGAAACCTTTAACGAAGCCTACATGATGCATACCACCACGTCGCCACATTACGGCATCGTCGCGTCTACCGAAACCGCCGCTGCGATGATGAAGGGCAATGCGGGTAAACGCATGATTAACGGCTCTATCGAACGTGCCATCAAGTTCCGTAAGGAAATCAAACGGCTGAAAGTCGAGTCTGAAGGCTGGTTCTTTGATGTCTGGCAACCGGAACATATTGACGAGCCAGAATGTTGGCCACTACGTTCCGACAGCGCATGGCATGGCTTTAAAAATATCGACAACGAACACATGTATCTCGACCCGATCAAAGTGACCATCCTGACCCCAGGGATGAGTAAAGAGGGTGAGATGGAAGAGTTCGGTATTCCTGCCAGCCTGGTAGCGAAATACCTGGATGAACACGGGATCATCGTTGAAAAAACCGGCCCTTATAATCTGTTGTTCCTGTTCAGTATTGGTATCGATAAAACCAAAGCACTGAGCCTGCTGCGTGCGATGACCGATTTCAAACGTTCGTTCGATTTGAACCTGCGGGTGAAAAATATGCTGCCTTCGCTGTACCAGGAAGCACCTGAATTCTATGAAAACATGCGGATTCAGGAACTGGCGCAAAATATTCACCGCCTGGTAGAGCACCATAACCTGCCGGACCTGATGTACCGCGCTTTCGAAGTGCTGCCAACCATGGTGATGAATCCTTACCATGCGTTCCAGAAAGAGCTACATGGTGAAGTTGAGGAAGTTTATCTGGAGGATATGATCGGCAAGGTAAATGCCAACATGATCCTGCCGTACCCTCCAGGTGTGCCATTGGTGATGCCAGGGGAAATGCTGACCGAAGAGAGCCGCCCAGTATTGGAGTTCCTGCAGATGCTGTGCGAAATCGGGGCGCACTACCCGGGCTTTGAAACCGATATCCATGGGGCTTATCGCCAGCCCGATGGCCGCTACACGGTGAAAGTGCTGAAAGCCGAATAATGGCATAACAGGGGAAAGTGCAATGCACTTTCCCCTTTGTTGTTACACGACTGATGGGAGAACACCATGGAAACACCCTCACAGCCGCGCGCTATCTACTATGTCGTCGCGATACAAATCTGGGAATATTTCAGTTTTTACGGCATGCGCGCTTTGCTTATCCTCTATCTGACTCACCAGTTAGGCTATTCTGACAGCCACGCCATCAGCCTTTTCAGCGCCTATGCTTCTTTAGTTTATGTCACGCCTATTTTGGGCGGCTTGCTAGCCGATCGCCTGTTAGGTAACCGTGTTGCAGTCATTGCAGGCGCTGCCCTGATGACTTTAGGCCATATTGTACTGGGCCTGGGCGCCGTTTCTGCCAATTCCCTCTATTTGGCGCTAGGCATTATCATCTGTGGTTACGGGCTGTTTAAATCCAATATCAGTTGCCTGCTCGGGGAGTTGTATCAGGCGCAAGACCCTCGTCGAGAAGGTGGATTTTCTCTGCTGTATGCAGCCGGGAATGTGGGGTCAATTCTGGCGCCGATCGCCTGTGGGCTGGCGGCAGAGCATTACGGCTGGCACGTTGGCTTTGCATTGGCAGGGATTGGAATGTTTGCCGGGCTCATGATTTTCCTGTCAGGGAGAAAACACTTCCGGCATACGCGGGGGGTTAACACTCCATTGATGCATGCTAAAACGTTCAGCTTGCCGCACTGGTTTTGGCTGACGGCGGCGGTGCTGTGTGCACCCTTGTTTTTCGCCTTTCTGTTTATTCACGACCTGGCAGGATATTTACTCGGCGTAGTCTGCGCAGCCGCTGTGATTATCGTGATGCGTATTCTCTGGCGGGTGAGCGGTGAGCAACGCCGGGCGCTGTGGCAAATTATTGTCCTGATGCTGCTGGGGACGCTGTTTTGGGCCTTCGCCCAGCAGGGTGGCAGTTCAATCAGCCTGTTTATCGATCACTTCGTTAATCGGCAATGGTTTTCCTGGTCGGTGCCTACCGCGTTATTCCAATCGGTTAACGCTTTTGCGGTGATGTTAGGGGGCGTTTTGCTGGCCTGGTTGGTCCGCGGCAGCCGTAGCGGTGCACGAACGGTCTATATCTGGTGCAAGTTTGCCTTTGGTCTGCTGCTGATTGCCGTAGGCTTTATGATGATGGCATTGAACGCTCGCTGGGGCCAACTGCATGGCCAGGCATCAATGGGGATGATGGTCGCTGGGTTGGCGGTAATGGGGTTTGCTGAACTGTTTATCGACCCGGTAGCGATGGCACAAATAACCCGATTAGATATACCTGGCGCAACAGGAGTGCTGACCGGTATTTATATGTTAGCGACCGGCTCTGTGGCTAACTATCTGGCGGGGTTGATCGCTAATCAGACGACAGAAGAACAACTGGGGCAGGCGGCGATCCAGGCTTACGGCACGATTTTCTCGCAGATTGGCTGGGGGGCTGCGGGGTGTGCATTTCTCGTCCTGATGGCATTGATACTGTGGTGGGGGCTGACAAGACGTAACGAGAACGCGGTTAATGCTTGATTGATGGCGGTGGGCTGGTTAACGTGCTGCTATGTGGACTATTTGCTTGCCCAATCAATGAAGACAAATCACCTCCTTACGCAGATCACAGACCTTCTGGGGGCCAAACGCCAACTGTTGGTGGCATTCAGTGGCGGCCTTGATTCCACGGTGCTGTTGCACCTGCTGGTGCTTTTGCGTCAGCAGCAACCTGATATGACGTTGCGTGCGGTGCATGTTCATCATGGCCTGAGCCGTTTGGCGGACAGTTGGGTGGCACATTGCCAGCAACAGTGTGAACACTGGCAGATCCCGCTGGTGGTCCAATATGTCCAGTTGGATGGGCGACCTGGCGGTATTGAGGCGGCGGCGCGGGCAGCGCGTTACGCCGCCTTCACGAAAACGCTCAAGGCGGAAGAAACCTTACTGACTGCACAACATCTTGACGACCAATGTGAGACCTTTCTGCTGGCTCTCAAGCGTGGCAGTGGCCCTGCGGGGCTTGCTGCCATGGCGGCGCAAACGCATCTTGGCAACAATCGACTGTTACGCCCTTTATTGGGGAGTTCACGCCAGCAATTAGAAGAGCACGCACATCAGCATCAACTGCATTGGATTGAAGACGACAGCAATCAGGATCCCCGTTTTGATCGCAACTTTCTGCGCTTGAATGTGCTGCCTTTGCTGAGTGCGCGTTGGCCACATTTTGCAGCGGCAACGGCGCGTAGTGCTAGCTTGTGTGCCGAACAGGAGCAACTGCTTGATGAACTGTTGGCCGAGCAATTGACCCAATTGCTGGATCCGTCCAACGCGTTGGATATTGCTGGATTGCAAGCCTGTTCATCAGCCCGGCGCTATGCGTTGCTGCGCCGCTGGATAGCACTGCTCGGCGGCACCATGCCAGCCCGAAGCGGGTTACAGAGACTCTGGCATGAAGTTGCCTTGAGCAAAGATGATGCAGAACCGCAATTACAACTTGGTGACTACCAGATCCGCCGCTTTCGGCAACGCCTATATCTGCTGCCACTGATGGACGATCTCAGTGAAATACGGTTGCCTTGGTATCGTGAGCGCATATTGCCATTGCCTGATGGATTGGGTGTGCTCTCAATGGGGGATGGAGCGTTTCTGGTTCGTGCTCCCTGCGAACATGAACAGGTCAGTGTACGCTTCAGCGCCAAAGGGCGGGTGCGTATCGTTGGTCGGGCCGGGTCAAGGCCGATAAAAAAACTGTGGCAGGAATTGGGGATCCCACCTTGGCAGCGCGAACGTATCCCGTTGGTCTACTATGATGATTGTTTGATCGCGGCAGTGGGCGTATTTGTTACCGAACACGGCCAGGTGTCTGCGGGTGGGCAAGTCTGGCGACTTGGCTGGAAGAAAAATAATAACAATCTGCGTGAGGAACAAGAATGAAATTAGTGAGCGTAGTTGCGGTGTTGGCAGGGGTGTTGAGTTTTTCTGCTTTGGCGGCAGGCGATCCGGCTGCGGGTAAAAACAAATCGGCCAGTTGCCTGGCATGCCATGGTGCGCAGGGTAAAGTCTCCGTGCCGATATACCCTAATCTGGCCGGGCAGAATGCGATGTATCTTGAGCATTCGTTGCAGGCTTACAAGAAAGGGGAGCGTTCTGGTGGACAGGCTGAAGTGATGAAAGCCTATGTCTCTGGTCTGTCAGACGAGGATATCGCCGATCTGGCTGCTTACTACGCGAGTCTGAAGCCTTAAATGGTCAGGGCAGCCCTTGGGCTGCCCTGAATATCCGTCTAACTGAAGAGGGGAACCGTAATTGTCAGTCGGAGAGACTGACGACGACGGTACCAATTTCCGGGTGACTAAAACTGCTGATATGGTCCAGACGCACGTCCCGTTGGTTGCCATTTTGTTCGATCGTCAGGTATTCAACGCGCTTTTTTTGCAGCAGATCGATGGCCTTGGCTTCGATCACTTCTCCGTCGCGTAACTCCAGCTTCAGAGTAAGTTTATGCTGACAGGCGAGTTCCAGGTTGTCGTAGTCATCGCAATTGATGGGTTGATACTCATCATTCATCAACATAGTCGCTCACCAATAAGTTAGCGGCGGCAAATGCCGCCTGTTCCCTAACGGAGGACGGAAGTTCGCTATTCGCTGCCACCTCGTCCAATGCCTTTAAGACACATGCTAATGCATCAGGCACGTAGCCGAGATCTCCACTGCCGATCTCGGCATAAAAACGGCGTACTAACTCACAGTATTGTTGCACTATTTCCTCCCTTAAGAATCTGTGCATTATCGCCACGCGGGCTGCGATGAGGCACAGACACTCGGAGATTGATTCTACTCTAGACGACTATAGCACAGGTACTGTGGAGTTATTAGCACCTGTTATTGGCTTTCATACCGGGTTTCTGCTCCCTGTGCTGGCCGCGAACCGACTTGATCAAGTACACTACTGCCTGCAAATAATGAGGCTATCCATGGCGCTGAAAGCAACAATTTACAAAGCCACGGTCAATATCGCTGATATGGATCGTCACTTTTACCACGACACGACTCTCACCTTGGCGCAACATCCCTCAGAGACCGAACAGCGTATGATGCTGCGTCTGCTGGCATGGATTTGTCATGCTGACGAACGGTTGGTGTTTACCAAAGGCCTGAGTGCGGAAGATGAACCGGAAATCTGGCGGCGCAACGATCATAACGGGCTGGAAATGTGGATTGAGTTAGGCCTGCCGGATGAGAAGCGGATTAAAAAGGCCTGCAACCAATCCCCCCGTGTGGTGTTATACGCGTATGGTGAGCGTGCCGGGTATGTCTGGTGGCAGTCCATGCAAAGCAAGGTGGCACACCACAAAAACCTAAGTATTCGTTTTCTCGATGATGAACAATTGTCCCGATTGGCCGCATTGGCCAGTCGCAATATGACGCTGCAGGCAACGTTGCAAGAAGGCACCATTTGGTTGTCAGATGTTCAGAATAGTCTGGAAATTCAATTTGCCGAATGGCAGCGGGCACAGGAATAACCGGTGCTGGAACTGTCAAGAAACGTAGCGATACCGGACAACGAAATAGAATTAACGGCAATTCGTGCGCAAGGCGCGGGTGGTCAGCATGTGAACAAAGCCTCAACGGCAATACATTTGCGCTTTGACATCCGGGCGTCCAGCCTGCCAGAGTATTACAAAGAACGATTGCTGGCGCTTAACCATCATTTAGTGACCTCTGATGGTGTGGTTATCATCAAAGCACAGGAATACCGCAGTCAGGAGTTAAATCGTGAAGCGGCGCTGGCCCGGTTGGTGGCGCTGATTCAGCAAGCGATGGTGGTTGAGAAGGCGCGCAGGGCAACCAAGCCCACTAAAGCGGCCAAATTGCGCCGTTTGGAAGGCAAGGTGCGCAAAGGGGCAACTAAAGCGCTGCGCGGCAAGGTACGCCCTTAAGAACCTGTCTGGCACCACATTGTGGGGTTAAATGGAACACAGCAGGAGAATAACTGTGAAAAAAATTACAATTGCCCTGTTTTTAGCAGCAGGAGCTCTATCGTTGCTGGGATGCAACAATCACTATCCGCCGAAAGAACAGCCGCTTCAGCCGATGCAGCAGAGCTATCAAGGCATATTACCTTGTGCTGACTGCAGCGGGTTGGAGACCTCGCTATTTCTGGATGAAGACGGAACCTTTATTCTGCAGGAAACCTATCGCGGTGCCAGAGATGGCGATCAAACCTTTGCCAGCTTCGGCAAATGGGCGCGTACGGCGGATAAACTGGTGCTGACAGAAAGCAACGGTGAAAAACGCTATTTTCATCCGGAAGGCAAGGATCTGAGAATGCTTGATCGGAGCGGAGCACCGATTGTCTCCAAGCTCAATTATGTGCTGTCGCCAGTGACAAAATCATTGCCAAAAACGCCGATGCCGCTAACGGGGCTCTATACCTATATGGCAGATGCGGCGGTATTCCAGGATTGTGCCACCGGTAAAACTTTCCCAGTGGCGAATAATATTGCGTTGGAGCAGGGCTATATGCAGGCGCGCAGAGCGCCAGGTGAGCCAGTATTCTTGATGCTGAATGGCCATTTCAGCGTGCAGCCTTCCATGGAAGATGGGCGGACGGAAAAAGCGCTGGTGCCTGAACCGGGCGGCAGTATCAAGTTTGATAACACCAAAGGGTGTGGCAACTGACAGGCTGCTAGCTAAACGACAAAAGCCTCATCATTCATGATGGGGCTTTTTATATGATGAATCAGAATATATTGGCGTTTTTTTCTTGTAGAGAAGGGGAGGCGGCGTCTGGTGAATGATTACTGGCTAACGCTCTTGCCCGTAAATAAATGCCTGGCTTGATATGACCGACATAAGTCAGCGCCTCATTAGGTGCCAGAGTGGCAATATCCCCTTCGCGCATATGCAGTAAATCACCTGGGCTGACCCAGCCGGATGAGGCTAGCGTCAGTGGTTGCCCTGCTTGCTCAAAAGCGGCGAGCACAAACTGCGAACAGAAATAGCTGGACTCGCTACCCGTTGGCGTACTGAGCTGGGCGGCTGCCAACCCCTTCACGCACTGTTGGCGGAACTCCTTTGAAAAGGGATTCAGCGAGCAAAGCTGTTTGGTCAGCATAAAGGGCATCATCTCGACGATCCCCTGGTAGTTATATTGGCTACCGGCCTTTTGCTGCGCGAACTGACGGATCTTGGCTGTTTGATCTGCGGTTAAATCCGGCATGCGTAAAGCGAATAGCTTGTCGCTGTGGGCTCGAGCATCTTCCAGACTGACAATTTGCACGCCATCACCCACGGCTTCGGCAACCTGACCTTGACCAATATAGACAGCGACATGGCTGACAGAAGAGGCACTGAACAGGCGTATCCCGAGTGACTTCAGGCCGACGGAAGAAGAGAACAGCAGATCGCCCGCCTGCAAGTCATCTTGATCCACTTCGCGGAAGGTATCCCGGGGGGCGGAACTGATGGATTGAAACTGAATATCTACCGGGAGAAGAGGCGTGCGCTTCTCTTTTTCTGATAGCGCAATGTCCATGGTACAGCTCGTCAATAACATGGGCAGCAGTAAGACAGAATGACAGAGTAATCGCATTTCTTAATCCCTTGATTGAATTGCGTCCTTAGCAAAACACCCTGCTTAACAGGGTGTTTTTTTTATACCAATCTGATGATATCAGCGTTTGATTTGGGCTAACAGGAAATCAACGATTTCGCCAGTTCTAATCATCTGCTTTTCACCAATACGGCGGTTTTTATATTCGATCTCTTCATTATCGAGGTT
Coding sequences within it:
- the nlpE gene encoding envelope stress response activation lipoprotein NlpE (NlpE, an outer membrane lipoprotein, interacts directly with CpxA, the sensor histidine kinase of the Cpx system for response to envelope stress.) → MKKITIALFLAAGALSLLGCNNHYPPKEQPLQPMQQSYQGILPCADCSGLETSLFLDEDGTFILQETYRGARDGDQTFASFGKWARTADKLVLTESNGEKRYFHPEGKDLRMLDRSGAPIVSKLNYVLSPVTKSLPKTPMPLTGLYTYMADAAVFQDCATGKTFPVANNIALEQGYMQARRAPGEPVFLMLNGHFSVQPSMEDGRTEKALVPEPGGSIKFDNTKGCGN
- a CDS encoding YaeF family permuted papain-like enzyme, which translates into the protein MRLLCHSVLLLPMLLTSCTMDIALSEKEKRTPLLPVDIQFQSISSAPRDTFREVDQDDLQAGDLLFSSSVGLKSLGIRLFSASSVSHVAVYIGQGQVAEAVGDGVQIVSLEDARAHSDKLFALRMPDLTADQTAKIRQFAQQKAGSQYNYQGIVEMMPFMLTKQLCSLNPFSKEFRQQCVKGLAAAQLSTPTGSESSYFCSQFVLAAFEQAGQPLTLASSGWVSPGDLLHMREGDIATLAPNEALTYVGHIKPGIYLRARALASNHSPDAASPSLQEKNANIF